A region of Nostoc sp. 'Peltigera membranacea cyanobiont' N6 DNA encodes the following proteins:
- a CDS encoding helix-turn-helix domain-containing protein, whose amino-acid sequence MDKRVIRWKLNEIMAQKRVRNKDLAEGIGITETSVYRLRKTDTMPRMSPERLNDICQFLDCQPGDLLIYIPDNDAERAEKNQQKLSKGIAIAKHQLPKTDKEATEDIAA is encoded by the coding sequence ATGGATAAAAGAGTGATTCGCTGGAAGCTGAATGAAATCATGGCCCAAAAAAGAGTCAGAAATAAAGACCTGGCTGAAGGTATCGGCATCACCGAAACTTCTGTTTACAGGTTACGGAAAACTGATACCATGCCTCGGATGTCACCTGAGCGGCTAAACGATATTTGTCAATTTCTTGATTGCCAACCTGGAGACTTACTGATTTATATCCCAGATAACGATGCGGAAAGGGCGGAAAAAAATCAACAGAAACTAAGTAAGGGAATCGCTATAGCAAAACACCAACTTCCTAAAACTGATAAAGAAGCAACTGAGGATATTGCAGCATAA
- the csx18 gene encoding CRISPR-associated protein Csx18, with protein sequence MYISRRSATVRNALVSVVNGGVTLVILLIAPMGLAAVIINTLLVTFATYIVSSAADRVVKWLEPGGKAELISPPAGDSSSRKSKLQRWWQ encoded by the coding sequence ATGTATATTTCACGTCGCTCTGCTACTGTACGCAATGCTTTAGTCTCTGTTGTTAATGGTGGTGTAACTTTAGTGATTTTGTTAATTGCACCTATGGGGTTGGCAGCAGTAATTATCAATACTTTATTAGTGACATTTGCTACTTATATTGTTTCGAGCGCAGCTGATAGGGTAGTGAAGTGGTTGGAACCAGGAGGAAAGGCAGAATTAATTTCTCCTCCAGCTGGAGATAGTTCTTCACGAAAGTCAAAATTACAACGTTGGTGGCAATAG
- the cas2 gene encoding CRISPR-associated endonuclease Cas2, which translates to MFLYVIAYDIPCDKRRKKVADLLEGYGQRVQYSVFECQLTTDKYQDLRRRLRKKLKLTEDSLRFYPLSRHTLSQVESWGVGPSVIEPPSSIII; encoded by the coding sequence ATGTTTTTATATGTGATTGCTTATGACATTCCTTGTGATAAACGACGTAAAAAAGTAGCTGATTTACTTGAAGGCTATGGACAACGGGTTCAATATTCTGTCTTTGAGTGTCAGTTGACTACCGATAAATATCAAGATTTACGTCGTCGGTTAAGAAAAAAGTTGAAGTTAACTGAAGATAGTCTACGATTTTACCCTTTGTCACGACATACCCTTTCTCAAGTAGAATCTTGGGGTGTGGGGCCATCTGTGATTGAACCGCCTAGTTCGATAATCATTTAA
- the cas1 gene encoding CRISPR-associated endonuclease Cas1, with translation MQTLYVSQQNCYVCLQKETLIIKQGENIYGEVQLPLLEQILIFGSSQVTTQVIRACLLRDIPIGYLSRMGYCYGRILPISRGYRQLSRYQQQLSPIEKLITARAIVRGKLKNSRVLLRRQRQKRESEVLEKVLLTLDYLAEQAAQAETCERLMGFEGAGAAQYFNAFSECLTNTDFVFSGRSRRPPGNPVNAMLSFGYQVLWNHLLALIELQGLDPYYACLHQAHDGHAALASDLIEEFRAPLVDSLVMWLINRKMVNAESDFEFNNGGCYLNDSGRKKFLKAFLQRMTEDIKIDNGEKQPKWDILNQQVRAFKQFVYNHSHSYQPYRID, from the coding sequence ATGCAGACTCTTTATGTTTCTCAACAAAATTGCTACGTGTGTTTGCAAAAAGAGACTTTAATCATTAAGCAGGGAGAAAATATTTATGGTGAAGTGCAGTTACCTCTGTTAGAACAAATTCTAATTTTTGGTAGTTCACAAGTTACTACTCAAGTAATTCGTGCTTGTTTGTTACGAGATATTCCTATTGGTTATTTATCGCGGATGGGATATTGTTATGGTCGGATTTTACCGATTTCTAGGGGATATCGGCAATTGTCGCGCTACCAACAGCAATTATCACCTATTGAAAAGCTAATTACTGCACGGGCGATTGTGCGGGGAAAGTTGAAAAATAGTCGGGTGCTGTTACGGCGACAACGACAAAAGCGGGAGTCAGAGGTACTAGAAAAGGTTCTACTAACTTTAGATTATTTGGCGGAACAAGCGGCACAAGCTGAGACTTGCGAAAGGTTGATGGGGTTTGAGGGTGCAGGGGCAGCCCAGTATTTTAATGCTTTTAGCGAATGTTTAACTAATACCGATTTTGTGTTTTCTGGTCGGAGTCGTCGTCCTCCAGGAAATCCTGTAAATGCAATGTTAAGTTTTGGTTATCAAGTTCTTTGGAATCATCTTTTGGCATTGATTGAACTTCAGGGACTTGACCCTTATTATGCTTGTTTGCACCAAGCACATGATGGTCATGCAGCATTAGCTTCTGATTTGATTGAGGAGTTTCGCGCCCCACTTGTAGATTCTTTGGTAATGTGGTTAATTAATCGCAAGATGGTTAATGCTGAAAGTGATTTTGAATTTAATAATGGTGGATGTTATTTAAATGATTCGGGAAGAAAAAAGTTTCTCAAGGCATTTTTGCAACGCATGACAGAGGATATAAAAATAGATAATGGAGAGAAACAACCAAAATGGGATATACTCAACCAACAAGTAAGGGCTTTTAAGCAGTTTGTTTATAATCATAGTCATAGTTATCAGCCTTATCGTATTGATTGA
- a CDS encoding helix-turn-helix transcriptional regulator has product MPKKLASQPYKEHLAFERLMLLIATLLKHPGIGSPDLMDSRNDKHHDALATVQKTLQQLATELRIELPAGYPAVSTLRKDLETLRHYTILDQRMYRWGYYLGTGALSSAELKVAFNALASLAQYQGDAQVRRIYETLSKRLRGLDMELKGDFFYPTRQYLNRTIVYSDPEEMADKGKNQDTLFHQLPLLEKAISQGQAIEISRGSDLYGNNRIGPLRIFPLQLIYQDIAWYLLYEYCETGHLAIGRLNRFRNHCVPLSIPTRGLELQRVSLTKAYRLIENGWGLNLGDIESQKLELEGNLDLIKVEVHFFPPMTGFILEGERRHPKQKITPGIIDKTTGKPSYVIYIIDLPKRSIDEFSLWVYRHMDKAQMISPSALVDKHRQAAIALAARYSETV; this is encoded by the coding sequence ATGCCTAAAAAACTTGCATCTCAACCCTATAAAGAACACTTAGCTTTTGAACGCCTGATGCTGTTAATTGCAACTCTGCTGAAACATCCAGGTATCGGTAGTCCTGATTTAATGGACTCTAGGAATGATAAACACCATGATGCTTTGGCAACAGTGCAAAAAACCTTACAGCAATTAGCAACTGAACTGAGGATAGAATTACCAGCAGGTTATCCTGCTGTTTCTACCCTCCGCAAAGATTTAGAAACTCTTCGTCACTACACCATTCTCGACCAGCGAATGTATCGTTGGGGCTATTATCTTGGTACTGGTGCTTTGTCCTCAGCCGAGTTAAAAGTAGCATTTAATGCTTTGGCATCCCTTGCTCAGTACCAAGGAGATGCCCAAGTCAGACGAATTTATGAGACTCTCAGCAAAAGATTGCGGGGATTAGATATGGAACTCAAGGGTGATTTCTTCTATCCAACCAGACAATATCTTAACCGTACAATAGTATATTCTGACCCCGAAGAAATGGCTGATAAAGGGAAAAATCAGGATACATTATTTCACCAATTGCCGTTACTAGAAAAAGCCATTAGTCAGGGACAAGCAATAGAAATTTCTCGTGGTAGTGACCTTTATGGCAACAATCGTATTGGCCCTCTACGCATTTTCCCCTTACAGTTAATTTACCAAGATATTGCTTGGTATCTCTTGTATGAATACTGTGAAACCGGGCATTTAGCAATTGGGCGTTTGAACCGTTTTAGAAACCATTGTGTGCCTCTGAGCATCCCAACACGTGGCTTAGAATTACAGAGAGTAAGTCTTACTAAGGCTTACCGACTAATAGAAAACGGTTGGGGTTTGAATTTAGGTGATATCGAATCTCAAAAATTAGAATTAGAAGGGAATTTAGACTTAATCAAAGTTGAAGTTCATTTTTTTCCTCCAATGACAGGATTTATTTTGGAAGGAGAACGTCGCCATCCAAAACAAAAAATTACTCCTGGAATTATTGATAAAACTACGGGGAAACCTAGCTATGTCATTTATATAATTGATTTGCCAAAGCGTTCAATAGATGAATTTAGTTTATGGGTTTATCGTCACATGGATAAAGCTCAAATGATTTCACCTTCTGCATTAGTAGACAAGCACCGTCAAGCAGCAATCGCTTTAGCTGCACGCTATTCTGAGACAGTGTGA
- the cmr4 gene encoding type III-B CRISPR module RAMP protein Cmr4, translated as MIDYIYLYLLSPLHTGGTTQEGNLLGIARESHTNLPYIPSSTIRGKLRSSIAEKKEIQSKLFGTDLKDGKQLEQGDIWIGDASILWLPVPSLSHSVVWISCPMLLNRWQRLQGNTSQLPAEYSCNFTNAQSPIYLKDAIIKAEHLKQWSNWKEFVPQSSETISMNRFLVLPDQHCTTLIQMSLWRQVKIKLDEQKSVDGGFRYEEAIPPDTLMYLSWGITSQANGTAKQSSVDFTDLLAANQILQIGGQESLGRGFVQQWIASN; from the coding sequence ATGATTGACTACATTTACTTATATTTGCTTTCTCCATTACATACAGGCGGGACAACTCAAGAAGGTAATTTACTAGGAATTGCCAGAGAATCACATACTAACTTACCCTACATTCCTTCAAGTACAATTCGGGGTAAATTACGGTCAAGCATTGCAGAAAAAAAAGAAATTCAATCGAAATTATTTGGAACTGATTTAAAGGATGGAAAACAATTAGAACAGGGTGATATTTGGATTGGTGATGCTTCTATACTCTGGCTACCTGTACCTTCTTTGAGTCACAGTGTAGTTTGGATTAGTTGCCCTATGTTATTAAATCGTTGGCAACGCCTACAGGGTAATACTTCTCAATTACCTGCGGAATATAGCTGTAATTTTACTAATGCTCAATCTCCGATTTATCTCAAAGATGCAATCATCAAAGCTGAACACTTAAAACAGTGGTCAAACTGGAAGGAATTTGTTCCCCAAAGCTCAGAAACTATTTCTATGAATCGTTTCTTAGTCCTACCAGATCAACATTGTACGACCTTGATCCAAATGAGTTTATGGCGACAAGTAAAAATCAAATTGGATGAACAAAAATCAGTAGATGGTGGGTTCCGTTATGAAGAAGCGATTCCCCCAGATACTTTAATGTATCTGTCTTGGGGAATAACATCTCAAGCCAATGGAACAGCAAAACAATCATCTGTAGATTTTACAGATTTATTGGCAGCTAATCAGATTCTGCAAATTGGTGGACAGGAAAGTTTAGGACGCGGCTTTGTCCAGCAATGGATAGCAAGTAATTAG
- the ltrA gene encoding group II intron reverse transcriptase/maturase: MSRSVEKLEVTVAMQKPNLDSEQLNTKGWKDINWRKAERYVFKLQKRIYAASRRGDVKRCRKLQKTLMRSWSNRVLAVRRVTVENQGKKTAGVDGIKSLPPKARFELARQLKLTGKSKPTRRVWILKPGREEKRPLGIPVIYDRALQAVAKAALEPEWEAVFEPNSYGFRPGRSCHDAIRQIKLCIQGKAKYVLDADIAKCFDRINHEVLLQKLNIKGKVRQQIKAWLKSGVVDQGAFTATSEGTPQGGVISPLLANIALHGMEERIKQEFPRMSYTQRETWYHKKGTNFLPPNIIRYADDFLILHENKAVVQRCREIISEWLSGIGLELKPEKTRLTHTFNPELSEDGKAGFDFLGHHIRQYPAGKYRSNINAKGTKLGFNTLITPSAKASKAHLEEVRRIITKNRSSSQAALIKDLNPVIRGWTSYYSHSDSQTVGELAKQDHLTYLKLRRWAKRRCGNINDGHIKYWITIGDNNWVFATREGTANPLRLLTHKEFSCSSTDYVKVKGDKSPYDGDLVYWSSRLGTHPQMPNRKAKLLKKQKGKCPWCGLSFQEWDVLEVDHKIPRALRGKDEYKNLQLLHRHCHDEKTALDLIEIRNKDRSKFREKLSQFWNKSNWEWIHDIPNFIGHAVRKSDMTNGQHTE, translated from the coding sequence GTGAGCCGCAGTGTGGAAAAGCTAGAGGTAACAGTAGCAATGCAAAAGCCTAATTTGGATTCAGAACAACTGAATACCAAGGGATGGAAAGATATTAATTGGCGTAAAGCTGAAAGATATGTATTCAAGTTGCAAAAACGCATCTACGCTGCTTCCCGCCGTGGTGATGTCAAGCGATGCCGCAAACTCCAAAAGACGTTGATGAGGTCTTGGTCTAACAGGGTGTTAGCGGTACGTAGGGTAACAGTTGAAAACCAGGGAAAGAAAACGGCAGGTGTGGACGGTATTAAATCACTGCCCCCAAAAGCACGTTTTGAACTGGCAAGGCAATTAAAGCTGACTGGCAAATCCAAACCCACTCGTAGAGTTTGGATTCTAAAGCCAGGAAGAGAAGAAAAACGCCCATTAGGAATACCCGTAATTTACGACCGCGCACTACAAGCTGTAGCAAAAGCTGCACTTGAGCCAGAATGGGAAGCGGTATTCGAGCCAAATTCCTATGGCTTCAGACCAGGGAGGTCATGCCACGATGCGATAAGACAGATTAAACTCTGTATTCAAGGCAAGGCTAAATACGTGCTAGACGCGGATATAGCCAAATGTTTTGACCGCATCAACCATGAAGTACTGCTTCAAAAGTTGAACATCAAAGGCAAAGTCAGGCAACAAATAAAAGCTTGGCTAAAATCTGGAGTGGTAGACCAAGGAGCATTCACTGCTACATCTGAGGGAACGCCGCAAGGTGGTGTCATCTCACCACTTTTGGCAAACATAGCCCTTCACGGCATGGAGGAAAGGATAAAACAGGAATTCCCCAGAATGTCATATACACAAAGGGAAACTTGGTATCACAAAAAAGGTACAAATTTTTTACCCCCAAATATTATCCGTTACGCGGATGATTTTTTGATTCTCCACGAAAACAAAGCCGTTGTCCAAAGATGCCGAGAAATTATCTCGGAATGGTTATCTGGTATTGGACTTGAATTAAAACCTGAAAAAACTCGGCTAACTCATACATTCAACCCTGAGTTAAGTGAGGATGGTAAAGCCGGATTCGACTTTTTGGGTCATCACATCCGACAATACCCCGCCGGGAAATACCGGAGCAATATAAATGCCAAAGGTACTAAATTAGGTTTCAATACCCTTATCACCCCATCCGCGAAGGCGAGTAAGGCTCACCTTGAGGAGGTAAGAAGAATCATCACAAAAAACAGGTCTTCGTCCCAAGCGGCTCTGATAAAAGACCTTAACCCTGTAATAAGGGGATGGACTTCATATTATTCCCACTCTGACTCCCAAACGGTCGGAGAATTAGCAAAACAAGACCACCTCACATACCTGAAACTTCGACGATGGGCAAAACGCCGATGCGGAAACATAAATGATGGTCACATCAAATACTGGATAACCATAGGCGATAATAACTGGGTATTCGCAACCAGGGAAGGCACAGCGAACCCCCTCCGGTTACTAACACATAAAGAGTTTAGTTGCAGTAGCACCGATTATGTGAAAGTCAAAGGCGATAAAAGCCCCTACGATGGCGACCTAGTGTATTGGAGTTCAAGATTAGGGACACACCCCCAAATGCCTAATCGTAAGGCTAAGTTACTTAAAAAACAAAAGGGTAAATGTCCTTGGTGCGGGTTAAGCTTCCAAGAATGGGATGTTTTAGAAGTAGACCACAAAATCCCCAGAGCATTAAGAGGCAAGGATGAGTATAAAAATCTGCAATTATTACATCGGCATTGTCACGACGAAAAGACCGCACTTGACCTAATAGAAATTCGGAACAAAGACCGCTCAAAATTCCGTGAGAAACTTTCTCAATTCTGGAATAAATCTAATTGGGAGTGGATACATGATATTCCTAATTTCATCGGTCATGCTGTCAGGAAGTCTGACATGACAAATGGACAACACACTGAGTAG
- a CDS encoding type III-B CRISPR module-associated Cmr3 family protein: MFWYTLTPLDILLLRDAKPFTPGERAWAGSVFPPNGHSIVGALRGLLSEKKNFRLVGPFLCRQTDTGVKLYLPRPLGFFKSTPLMPLAWESDSHLRNALWDRSQPCPLVKPGSTPPDDDVEIVTTERKFRQYLPYEVVSKYLKTGIIDEEDWLVIKDSDEDKPWTVETRSHNAIEEGSRQVKDADGYFVENGIRLHTGWSLAIGIDTEIETPNTVRLGGEGHRSIVKQCNELGEQWASLQKISQQNFQQGDKSIAYLVTPGVFERKHKDNLHSSSLCRAFPWEWKLAHTVNSNQTPGNLVSLATEKPVPISCRFRDKESSTKSIPAPQVFAAPPGSLYYLNQPQSLFQDDSNTKVNSWRQLGYSELLWLTYK; encoded by the coding sequence ATGTTTTGGTATACCTTAACTCCACTAGATATACTACTTTTACGAGATGCTAAACCTTTCACACCAGGAGAAAGGGCATGGGCTGGTAGTGTCTTTCCGCCTAATGGACATAGCATTGTCGGCGCACTACGCGGATTGTTATCAGAAAAGAAAAACTTTCGTCTTGTTGGGCCTTTTCTGTGCCGCCAAACTGACACAGGAGTTAAGCTTTACTTACCTCGTCCTCTAGGATTTTTTAAGTCAACGCCTTTGATGCCCTTAGCATGGGAATCTGACTCTCACTTAAGAAATGCTCTTTGGGACAGAAGTCAACCTTGTCCCTTGGTGAAACCTGGTTCAACACCTCCAGATGATGACGTAGAGATTGTGACTACAGAGAGAAAATTCCGTCAGTATCTTCCTTACGAAGTTGTCAGTAAATATCTCAAAACTGGAATAATAGATGAAGAAGATTGGTTAGTCATCAAAGATAGTGATGAAGACAAACCTTGGACAGTAGAAACTCGTTCTCACAATGCCATTGAAGAAGGAAGCAGACAAGTTAAAGATGCCGATGGTTACTTTGTCGAGAATGGTATTCGTCTTCATACTGGCTGGAGTTTAGCTATTGGCATAGATACAGAAATTGAAACTCCTAATACTGTACGACTGGGTGGAGAAGGACATCGCAGCATAGTGAAGCAGTGCAACGAGTTAGGGGAACAATGGGCTAGTCTGCAAAAGATTTCTCAGCAGAATTTTCAGCAAGGTGATAAGTCTATAGCTTACTTGGTTACTCCTGGTGTGTTTGAACGAAAACACAAAGATAACTTACATAGTTCATCTTTATGTCGTGCTTTTCCTTGGGAATGGAAATTAGCGCATACGGTGAATAGTAATCAAACACCAGGAAATTTAGTTAGTTTAGCGACTGAGAAGCCAGTACCGATAAGCTGTCGGTTTCGAGATAAAGAGTCATCAACTAAAAGTATTCCTGCGCCACAAGTGTTCGCTGCCCCACCAGGGAGTTTGTATTATCTGAATCAACCCCAAAGTTTGTTTCAGGATGATTCCAATACTAAGGTAAATAGCTGGAGACAACTTGGTTATTCTGAGTTACTTTGGCTGACATACAAATAA
- the cas10 gene encoding type III-B CRISPR-associated protein Cas10/Cmr2 yields the protein MSEAYWQAKIWGLLHEPVLKALHNNTGHGDNNFWQQLEVMQPWVQNNYNPNPEESEHEILKHIHLAVDIALASDKAGISSVAQSINYASGEDSPQKGLEIFHLLSGAKQQWKIKSDSELLAGGKDYLNSKEQKLLEAIPESLKTDVKGLFWWLWRCLPAATCQEFDDASLMLMPAETRLPDSSIWSHASITASLAGALAGYDLTMADIEKWPSGKELSHPYLAVFSFTPVQELIKASRKMRDFWAGSWLLHYLSAKVCWKLALQYGSDTLLYPSLYQQPLIDHWLLEKYPELKQWIDKPEEDSLLTAGFPNVLVLVLPKDKVQAAMQTAKQTLLNEWQDISKLVFTDLKTCHWMPKLQQESSTWQGWLESQWQFYWTALPIGKEGEDLKNAAIAKDREVEFNTWLNAQNQAYNLGEKQKLFQDAELDFLREVYQKSSEGKDKKFSANVGSWWGNIFDQTRYALAAVKNARNWEIPTAFGPRSTISGIGPVVTPGKNGNDWITEGETKKLWEQHAGLFDGREQLNATETVKRGLPKVLSKLLNIKNEDAIAASYPDLTAGVAGYLKVYDAKIEHELHFNKACKKIIEEFPWTECVIKEMRSKWGIPWIDDDSAPKRYHPRLLNAGWLVEDSKTTELDALQDHFQYADDDEKEEIQRKVLEIKIEYRGEIQKIIDKFYPSNNPADWYVLAAGDGDSMSDWLKGKNLENYSDYIPSELSVSTESFQKFLQQKKRMGPSTHSALSRALLDFSNQLVPYLTQQRYAGRLIYAGGDDVLAYTNLWEWDNWLWDIRQCFQGKQDPKGEFKNDGDYWQYKVEAASPPHLAKRPLFTMGKKATISFGIAIVHHSVPLAIALENLWSSEEEAKEHKSPTNVAKDAVQIRVLYGNGNILKSTAKFDVFHKWQNLTSNPSLQTEAAIFEQASTLWSQHPAPVIEAIVPWTRAFCDRRDQFLGDEPAKKDFQEALSEFLKILWDTTPEKNRDSEVQNWLKLAAFVKRNREIKLGGGC from the coding sequence ATGTCAGAAGCATACTGGCAAGCAAAAATATGGGGATTACTCCATGAACCGGTGCTAAAAGCGTTACACAATAACACTGGGCACGGTGACAATAACTTTTGGCAACAATTAGAAGTAATGCAACCTTGGGTGCAGAACAATTATAATCCTAATCCTGAAGAGTCCGAGCATGAAATCTTAAAACACATACATTTGGCTGTTGACATTGCCTTGGCGAGTGATAAAGCTGGTATTAGCAGCGTTGCCCAAAGCATAAATTATGCATCTGGAGAGGATTCTCCTCAAAAAGGCTTAGAAATTTTTCATTTGCTGTCTGGTGCAAAACAGCAATGGAAAATTAAGTCAGATTCAGAACTATTGGCAGGAGGCAAAGATTATTTAAATAGTAAAGAACAAAAGCTGTTAGAAGCTATACCAGAGTCTTTGAAAACAGATGTTAAAGGGCTATTTTGGTGGTTGTGGCGTTGTTTACCAGCAGCTACTTGTCAGGAATTTGACGATGCTTCCTTAATGCTAATGCCAGCCGAAACCCGCTTACCAGACAGTTCAATATGGAGTCATGCTAGTATCACAGCATCGCTGGCTGGTGCTTTGGCAGGGTACGACTTGACGATGGCAGATATAGAAAAATGGCCGTCAGGCAAAGAATTATCCCATCCTTATTTGGCAGTTTTTAGCTTTACGCCAGTGCAAGAACTGATTAAAGCCAGTCGTAAAATGCGCGACTTTTGGGCAGGTTCTTGGTTATTACACTATTTATCTGCTAAAGTCTGCTGGAAACTGGCACTGCAATATGGGTCTGATACCTTACTTTATCCTAGTCTTTACCAACAGCCTTTAATTGACCATTGGTTATTAGAAAAATATCCAGAGTTGAAACAATGGATAGATAAACCAGAAGAAGATTCACTATTAACGGCAGGATTTCCGAACGTATTGGTGTTGGTTCTGCCAAAAGATAAAGTCCAAGCTGCCATGCAAACAGCAAAACAAACGCTGCTAAATGAATGGCAAGATATTAGTAAGTTAGTTTTTACTGATTTAAAAACTTGCCATTGGATGCCAAAATTACAACAAGAAAGTAGCACTTGGCAGGGTTGGTTAGAATCACAATGGCAGTTTTACTGGACTGCTTTACCAATTGGAAAAGAAGGAGAGGATCTAAAAAATGCCGCCATTGCTAAAGATAGAGAGGTAGAATTTAACACTTGGCTGAATGCCCAAAATCAAGCTTATAATTTGGGTGAAAAACAGAAACTATTTCAAGATGCTGAATTAGATTTTCTCCGGGAAGTATATCAAAAATCTTCTGAAGGTAAAGATAAAAAGTTTAGTGCTAATGTTGGCTCCTGGTGGGGAAATATTTTTGACCAAACCCGATATGCTTTAGCGGCGGTGAAAAATGCCCGTAATTGGGAAATTCCCACAGCATTCGGCCCTCGTTCGACAATTTCTGGTATTGGCCCGGTGGTTACTCCCGGTAAAAATGGAAACGACTGGATAACAGAAGGGGAAACGAAAAAACTTTGGGAACAACACGCCGGTTTATTTGATGGTAGAGAACAGTTAAATGCAACAGAAACAGTCAAACGGGGCTTACCAAAAGTTTTAAGTAAGCTATTAAATATCAAAAATGAGGATGCTATAGCAGCATCGTACCCAGACTTAACCGCAGGAGTTGCCGGATATCTCAAAGTCTATGATGCAAAAATTGAGCATGAATTGCATTTTAACAAAGCTTGCAAAAAAATTATAGAGGAATTTCCTTGGACAGAGTGTGTCATTAAAGAAATGAGAAGTAAATGGGGAATTCCTTGGATAGATGATGACAGTGCACCTAAAAGGTATCATCCTCGGTTACTAAATGCTGGTTGGTTGGTAGAAGACTCTAAAACTACAGAATTGGACGCATTACAAGACCATTTTCAATATGCAGATGATGACGAGAAAGAGGAAATACAGCGAAAAGTTCTTGAAATCAAAATAGAATATCGGGGTGAAATTCAAAAGATAATTGATAAATTCTATCCCAGCAACAATCCAGCCGATTGGTATGTATTGGCAGCAGGTGACGGCGATAGTATGAGTGATTGGCTAAAAGGCAAAAATTTAGAAAATTATAGTGATTATATTCCATCAGAATTATCTGTATCTACGGAAAGTTTTCAGAAGTTTTTGCAACAGAAAAAACGTATGGGCCCAAGTACACACAGCGCCTTGAGTCGAGCTTTATTAGACTTCTCCAATCAATTGGTTCCCTACTTGACTCAACAGCGCTATGCCGGGCGCTTAATTTATGCTGGTGGTGATGATGTCTTGGCTTACACTAATCTCTGGGAATGGGATAACTGGTTGTGGGATATTCGTCAATGTTTCCAGGGTAAACAAGACCCCAAAGGTGAATTTAAAAATGATGGTGACTATTGGCAATATAAAGTTGAAGCCGCTTCCCCACCGCACTTAGCCAAGCGACCCTTATTCACAATGGGTAAGAAAGCAACTATTAGCTTTGGTATAGCCATTGTCCATCATTCAGTACCACTAGCGATCGCTCTGGAAAACCTCTGGTCATCTGAAGAGGAAGCCAAAGAACACAAATCTCCTACAAACGTTGCCAAAGACGCAGTGCAAATTCGAGTGTTGTACGGGAACGGTAATATTTTGAAATCAACAGCAAAATTTGATGTTTTCCACAAGTGGCAAAACCTGACCTCCAACCCATCTTTGCAAACAGAGGCGGCTATTTTTGAACAAGCATCAACACTTTGGAGCCAGCATCCCGCGCCAGTGATAGAAGCAATAGTACCTTGGACGAGAGCATTTTGCGATCGCCGTGACCAATTTCTTGGAGACGAACCTGCCAAAAAAGACTTTCAGGAGGCCCTATCAGAGTTTCTCAAAATTCTGTGGGATACCACCCCAGAGAAAAATAGAGATTCAGAAGTCCAAAATTGGTTAAAACTTGCCGCTTTTGTAAAGCGTAACCGCGAAATCAAGTTAGGAGGTGGTTGCTAA